A stretch of the Uranotaenia lowii strain MFRU-FL chromosome 3, ASM2978415v1, whole genome shotgun sequence genome encodes the following:
- the LOC129752846 gene encoding uncharacterized protein K02A2.6-like: MSSQIKNAVQGCPVCAKFASSQPNPPMLSHSIPIYPFQLISMDVFFLEYRNTKCKWLVTVDHYSDFFELDILPNLTPESVIAACKENFARHGTPQRVITDNGTHFVSRKMVEFATNWDFEHVTSSPHHQQANGKSEAAVKIAKRLIRKADETGADYWFALLHWRNIPNKIGSSPAARLFRLQLPI; encoded by the coding sequence ATGAGCtcacaaataaaaaatgctgTCCAAGGTTGTCCGGTGTGTGCCAAGTTCGCGTCGTCACAGCCTAATCCACCGATGCTGAGCCACAGCATTCCAATTTATCCATTTCAGCTAATATCGATGGATgttttctttttggaatatcGTAATACCAAATGCAAATGGTTGGTCACCGTAGACCATTATTCGgattttttcgaattggatATTCTTCCGAATTTAACACCAGAATCAGTGATAGCTGCTTGCAAAGAAAATTTTGCTCGTCATGGGACACCACAAAGGGTGATAACAGACAACGGAACACATTTCGTTAGCCGCAAAATGGTCGAATTTGCAACAAACTGGGATTTCGAACACGTTACCTCCTCTCCTCATCATCAACAAGCCAACGGAAAATCGGAAGCAGCAGTCAAGATTGCAAAGCGATTGATCAGGAAGGCTGATGAAACGGGCGCCGATTATTGGTTTGCTCTTCTTCACTGGCGCAATATTCCAAACAAAATTGGATCCAGTCCAGCAGCTCGATTGTTTCGACTGCAGCTGCCAATTTAA